A stretch of the Neofelis nebulosa isolate mNeoNeb1 chromosome 1, mNeoNeb1.pri, whole genome shotgun sequence genome encodes the following:
- the ERV3-1 gene encoding LOW QUALITY PROTEIN: endogenous retrovirus group 3 member 1 Env polyprotein (The sequence of the model RefSeq protein was modified relative to this genomic sequence to represent the inferred CDS: inserted 1 base in 1 codon; deleted 2 bases in 2 codons; substituted 4 bases at 4 genomic stop codons): MCLGQRFYNSTAQETQWWGGPQITLSQIPHPLSNFSHLXETWENVSAVIEWPAPXIYWICGRTAYTVLPSGWLGXCVLGTIHPSFFLLPLARGEHLRVQVXKDRETQRKWHALQIGNWKDDEWPPEHIIQXYGPATWEEDGSWGYRTPTYMLNHIIRLQAVVEIITNETARTLNLLAKQQTTMCNAVYQNHLALDYLLASEAGVCGMFNLSNCCLQIDDEGRVIEEITDQMRKVAPVPGQTWKGWDPRELFGGWFSRVVISGGFKTFMGIILLILGACLILSCLAPLVIPSVSSLTEAMVERKTAMDVMMLWKYKPQNQDDALGPKRGGSEQQRRECSRGPP; the protein is encoded by the exons ATGTGCCTAGGGCAAAGATTTTATAACTCAACCGCCCAGGAAACCCAATGGTGGGGGGGTCCCCAGATCACCTTGAGCCAGATCCCCCACCCCTTGTCTAACTTCTCTCATCTCTGAGAGACCTGGGAAAATGTCAGTGCAGTCATTGAATGGCCAGCCC GGATATACTGGATATGTGGAAGAACAGCCTATACAGTACTTCCCTCA GGCTGGTTGGGGTAATGTGTGCTAGGAACTATTcatccatctttcttcctgctcccacttgccagaGGGGAACATTTGAGAGTCCAAGTGTAAAAGGACAGGGAGACTCAGAGGAAATGGCATGCCCTACAAATTGGCAATTGGAAAGATGATGAATGGCCTCCTGAGCATATAATCCAATAATATGGCCCTGCTACCTGGGAAGAGGATGGGTCCTGGGGCTACCGCACTCCCACTTACATGCTAAACCACATAATCAGACTGCAAGCAGTTGTAGAAATTATAACCAATGAAACTGCCAGAACTCTTAACTTACTAGCCAAGCAGCAAACCACAATGTGCAATGCTGTCTATCAAAATCACTTGGCCTTAGATTACTTGCTTGCTTCTGAGGCAGGAGTTTGTGGAATGTTTAACCTGAGCAACTGCTGCCTACAGATAGATGATGAAGGAAGAGTCATAGAGGAGATCACAGATCAAATGAGAAAGGTTGCTCCTGTCCCAGGCCAGACCTGGAAAGGTTGGGACCCCAGGGAGTTATTTGGAGGATGGTTTTCAAGGGTGGTTATTTCTGGA GGATTCAAAACCTTCATGGGAATTATCCTCTTGATTTTAGGAGCTTGTTTAATCCTATCTTGCCTAGCTCCCCTGGTTATACCATCTGTCTCCAGCCTCACGGAGGCAATGGTCGAAAGAAAAACAGCCATGGATGTGATGATGTTATGGAAATATAAACCTCaaaaccaagatgatgctcttGGACCCAAAAGAGGAGGGTCTGAGCAACAAAGGAGGGAATGTAGTAGAggccctccctaa